Genomic window (Desulforapulum autotrophicum HRM2):
TAAAGAATCACTTATTTTTATATTCTGGTCAATTGCTTCGATCACGGTGCGTGGCGTCATTATATCCACTACTTTTAGAGATTCGAACCTGAGCAGGTTTTGTATTATTTTCGATTCGTTGATATGAATCTGACCCGTTTTGACACCAACGGATGTCATGGCAATGAACTCGTCCCGGGTAAAGATATGTCTGGCTTTCCCCCGGGAAATAAATTTTGTAATTTTTTCTGAGATCCATACAACCGGGTAGAGTAAAATAATCAAGGATTTTACAAAAAAAGCGATTGGGCCAGCCAGGACAGGCCAATATACGGCACCAATTGTTTTAGGAAGGATCTCAGAAAGGAAAAGAATTAAAAATGTCATTACACCGGAGAAGACTCCGAACCAGGCGCTTCCAAAAACAACTGTGGCTTTGGCTCCAGCACCTATTGCACCGACTGTATGTGCAATGGTGTTCAGTGTCAAAATTGCCGCAAGGGATCGGTCAATACTATCCTGTTTCAACTCTTTTAGAAGTTTGGCAAATTTAGGTCGTTTTACCTTTATGCCTTCAACATATGAAGGTGGAATGCTCAACAGCACGGCTTCAGCAATGGAACAAAGAAATGAAAAAACCAGTGCCAGCAGTACAAAGACAATTAAAAGAAAAACATCCCTATCCATTTATCAATGAATTATCACATCCGGGCTCAGGTGGGCCGTGATTTTCCGTTCGATGCGTTTAAACACAAAAATCAGGCCGTAAACCAGGATGAGATAGATGACGGCTGCCGTGATAAAGAGTTCGTAAAAGGCAAAGGATCGTGCCGAAACAACCCTTGCAACTCCTGTGATGTCCATGAGGGTGATAATCGAAACAAGTGAGGATGCCTGGAGCAG
Coding sequences:
- a CDS encoding hemolysin family protein; amino-acid sequence: MDRDVFLLIVFVLLALVFSFLCSIAEAVLLSIPPSYVEGIKVKRPKFAKLLKELKQDSIDRSLAAILTLNTIAHTVGAIGAGAKATVVFGSAWFGVFSGVMTFLILFLSEILPKTIGAVYWPVLAGPIAFFVKSLIILLYPVVWISEKITKFISRGKARHIFTRDEFIAMTSVGVKTGQIHINESKIIQNLLRFESLKVVDIMTPRTVIEAIDQNIKISDSLKQISQTPFSRLPLYNRNIDDITGFVLKGEVLAYAAQNIGDEKLETLKRNILAVPHSVSLSNLLEHFLKDRQHIAIVANEYGSLDGLVTLEDLIETIMGMEIVDETDNAEDMRILARKQWVERAKSMGIKADL